A single genomic interval of Streptomyces sp. BA2 harbors:
- a CDS encoding cold shock domain-containing protein yields the protein MAQGTVKWFNGEKGFGFISPGRRCPRVDPRP from the coding sequence ATGGCGCAGGGCACCGTGAAATGGTTCAACGGCGAGAAGGGCTTCGGGTTCATCTCGCCGGGCCGACGATGCCCACGGGTGGATCCCCGACCGTGA